The Anas acuta chromosome 2, bAnaAcu1.1, whole genome shotgun sequence genomic interval CAAGTAAACTCCAAGCACACACAAATTCCTGAGCTTCCAAAATGGAACTATAagttgtggggaaaaaaaaattaaataaatgaaaaagtctTAGCAGCTCTCTTCCAGTAATTTGGATCTGCAGAGCTTTCACAGATGATTTAATAACTACGAGAACTTCAGTGCACTGCCACAGGTGACTATTGCATTAACAAATAAAAGTCTCTTCTTCAAGTACAAAATGCAAGGGCCTACTGGTATAACAAAAGTGTTACATAAAATTGTgtcccatggaaaaaaaaaaaaaaagataaaagtttcaaaagaaaaagctggtGTATTAGAACAGAGTTAGGATTAGTTCATTAAATTCCTGCTTGCTCCACTACATTCTCCTTAGCAAACGTGTGAAGAGTTTCAAAGAAATACCCAGCAAACACATAAAGGGCCGGGCCTTCTAACTGACTAGTATGGACAAAACAGAAGCATCTCACTTCCTGACCtcaggcacacacacacctctTTGAACTACGCAGGTTGTGAAGTAAGCTGTCAGATCCAACTCACCCAGAGGAATTCACAAGGGGTCACACAACTCAAACATGCTCTTGCTGATGTAAATTGTCATCCTGCCTTCCGTCCTCTAATTACAACTACACTTCTGTAAGTTCTCTTTATTTACAGTGAAGGCAAAGGAAAAGCTTAAGCAATGAAATCTGTAAAGCCGTAGAATTTTCTCCTCAGTGCTTAATTCTCACATTCTCAATTCAGTGCACCTTTATGCCCCATGAATAACTCCCAGCTCTGAGTTGTCTTGTCAAATTTGACAAACTGCATTTATTCAAGTGCAGGCCACTAACAGGGCTAGAAATAcccagcctgctgccttcctgaaaCTAATCTACAAACTTGTCAAATACAGAAGAAACTAAATGGAAGAATATAAGGAGAATCTCCACATTCTCTGCTGGCTGGCTAAGTCTCCTTCTAAGACTTTACTACATATTTGGAGAGCATTCATTCAAAATCAGATGTCCAGCTACAAAAGAAAGTGTGCTCCCAAGAAAGCAACTTGCTAAAAGggaactgaattatttttataagcttCTCACATTTTCCAATGCATGAACAACAAATAAACTGAATAATAATTTCTACTGACAGGAAAGTTGACCGACAAATAATGAATTCATTCAGTACTGCACACACAATTAGCTTTCAAGAAGTCACTGTACTGATTTTAGGAACAGAGATCACATATACTCATTTACTATTCTAGTACGAAAAATCACCAGAAAGATTTGGCAGAAGGCTATCATGAGTATCGATCCATGTTATTGATTCCTAAAACCTGCAAATTTAAAACTAGATGATGTATTTTAGGTAGATAAATGTGCTCAGACTTCACTGTTATTAACAGCCACCACTCAAGCACATGAAGAAAAACGTAGCTCTTAAATAActctttttcaaaacagcacagagTATCTCACCTTGTCCATTTCACTTATACAGTGCATATCAGCTTCAAATCCGCGGGCACCTGCTTGCATGCATATTTCCTCAGCTATGGCTTTTGCCTGCCCTTTCTGTGTTGCATAGAGGAGCAAAAACCTCCTTTTTAAATCACAGCACATTTTCCAAAACAGggtactttttaaattttatttaagacactgcagaggaaaaaaaaaaaaagaaaaagaagcaaatttaCTGCATGCGGAACGGCAAGATTTTGCCCTGTTTATTAGATTAAAAAGAGATACTTTAAAAGGATAGCAGTATTGGTGTTTTAACTTGGAAAGAGGGCATCTACTCTGAAGAGAAGTCTTTTCTCACAACTAGGCTTTGCAGGCCAGGATATGAAGGATTCAGTTAAGTGTGCTGTACTATCTTGATATTGCAATAATATGGCAGAGTGCCAAGCTCAGAACCTAGTTTATAAGCAAtacaatacaggaaaaaaatcatgaaaataaatactctttttattacataagttttattttccattttaggTTACTGACTGCTTTAGTCAGTTTTCTgagatgcatttgaaaaaaaacaaaatacataatttgGTGACATCAAACTACAACATTTgatcaatatttttaattcttaatttcttcttctctgaaatcagcattttattttttttacctgaatGCTCTTACATGCCATTCTCtatgtctgtatttttaaacgtaagcattatttttcattccctATTTCAAAAAGGAGCTTCTTATACAACTCCTGAGCTTACgcttttgatgttttttcttcaaataagaaataaatcttaGAGAAATCTTCTGCAATGTAAAATTTCACTCCTTCCCAAAGTCttgaaagaagaaggagaaacaaGATGCACATCTTTATCCATCTGCCTGTCCCATAAAACCTCTCTCAttcaagcttttcttttgtgaattTGACACAGACAAAAGACAGAAGATAAGAGGTCAACTTCAAGAAGCAGTGAATAAGAGAGACAATTAAAATGTCTCTTGTGCATATATTGCAAATTAATCTTCTGCTAGTGCTTTGTTACTGCTTGGGAGCTGCAGTAGAACTCGAATACCTAGAATGAAAACTCAGCAATTTTAGTTCCAAacttgagacttttttttcatgtgccTGGACCCAGTTTGCTGTACTTCACCTATGGCACCCCCACTGATTCAAGTACATACATCAATTTACGTAGACCTGtagcaaaataatttcaggcacttcttttttccttgtttcttccagggaaaacagaaaaagaatactgCACTCTATTCATATGGCAAAATATGTCTCCCCACGGTATTGCAGGGCGTATCTGCTATTATGAtactgagggtttttttttaaagcacacttGTAAAACAAATGTGGTAAAATTAAATGACAGCTTCTTAAGAGTACAGTGCCTGTACCATACCCGAATTCCATGAAACACAAAATTACTAGGAAAATGTAAGGCTTTAgttgtattttttctattacattttCCAGCacaatttttactttaaattgaCATTGCTTTacctaaaaaatatttaaattcattcAAATAACTGACTTCATGTGCACAGAAAAAGATGCACAAGCCAAATAATAGACAGACTGATTTTTCACCCTCcttttacaaaagaaatactACCATTTGACCACATAGAAATTACAAGGGTTCATACGAAATTCATTGTCACTACCCTCAGTAGTGAAACAAACAGAGATCTGTCCCAGTCATGTGCTGTGCTTCCAACCTGATTGCTCTTTTGTCAGCAGGTGGCAATGTCTGGCTGTGGAGAAATAGAATAATAAAGGTGAAATGGTGTTTCTTTATTAGTATGTTCTTTCTCATACcttagaaaaggagaaagatgaCCAGTTTTCCACTTGAGCTACACAGTGCCTCTGCAGGACCCTCACACTCTTCTGTGGTGCTTCAAACAGGGCTGTGAAACTGTGGTTTCACGGACAGGTCAGTTTATATGTCATTTTTTCAGCAGATATTGGCTCGTTCAGAATACCTTTCACCCTGCAACCGAGACAACAAGACACGTGAACTTCACCAAAAGCAGTCTCAAGCAGCAGTTCCttcagaagataaaataaaatcgCATAGTAAACCTCCTACTGCACcggaaataagtattttttttattatttttggtatcTTCAGGGGGAGAGCTGCCCCTGAGGAGGGCCGGTGCCTGACGCACtaaggcagccccagcagcaacCACAGCCCCCCACAGCGCTCCCAGCGCCCGGtcctaccaccaccaccccccttGGGACCCTCGTGCTTTTCCTCTCACCCCTATTTCTACCCAAAAACGCCATTTTCCCGAGTTCCCGTCACCAACAGCCCTACCCGAGCACGGCCCCCGCAGTACCGAGCCCGGCCGCGCCGAGCAGCGCCGTGAGGGCGGCGGAAGCTCCCGGCGGCCCGCGGTGCCCGTGATGGCGGCGGAGGCGAGGCCGCGgctccaagcagcagcaggaggcgggagggagggagggagccgcAGCCGGGCCGCCGGGCAGGGTTTCAGCGCGTTTCGCCGCACGGCACTCGCCTGTTCTTTCCTCTTAGGTGTCTGCTGAGGGCACGCCGCGGCCAGCATGGCTTTGGCCAGCCTGAAGAGCTTCCGTGCCTGCTCTGCCGGCACGCCGGGCAGCCGGCGCGTCCTGCTGGCCCTCGGTAAAAGCCTGAGCGGTGCCGGCGGGCAGCGcaagcccccagagccccccagcgCCGTGGCCGTGAGGGAGCTGCGCCCCGGGGATCGGTGCAGGTACATGTTTTGTCGCCAGAACCACGTCCAGCTGCGGATACAGGCGCTCTGTGCCAATGACACCGCGCAGCTCTGCGGGGACGCCGGGAGCGGTCCCAGAGCCCACGGCAGGTGGATGGATGAGCAGGTGTTTTTCAGGAAGCTGAGCGGCCTCAGTACCTCCACGGAGATTTTTAAATTCCTCAGCTCTCTGGAGGTCATGTCCGATGTTATGGCCTCGGGCGCCCTGCAGAGGATTTCTGAAGTTGAGGTGGATGAGGACGGCCTGAAAAACCCTGAGGAGCTTCTAGAGAGCGACGTCTTCAAGGCGTTGTGCTTTCAGTTTGAATACGAAGCCTCAAAGCTGTCCAACGCCGGGCTGCTGAACGCGTTGCAGGCTTTGATAAAGCTGCGCATCGATCCGGAGAGCACGCTGATGGCAAGCTTGCTCTCCGAGAGCGAGGAGCGGCTCGCCACCAGGCAGCTGGCTGTGGAGCATCAGTGCTCGCTCGCAGAGAGTTTGCTGGAGTTGGAAGGCCCTGGCTGTGCCACGCTGGAACAAATCGTGAACCGCATCCAGGAAGAAGACATCGAGAACTGGACTCCTAGGGAAATGACGGTGGTTTACAAGATGCTGCAGACGACTGTCAGGGAAGGGGAACGATACCACGACTTGCTAAGCAGAATGAACAGCGCCACTTTAGCCATAGCTGAACAGCTAAGCCCAAATTTCATGAGCATAATACTGAATTCACTGGTGGTTCTCCAACAGACTCAGGCAGTTCCCTTAGTCATAGCACTCTGTAAGCATTCTGTGAAGCACGTTCCGTATTTCACAGATGATGAGTTGGTAAATGTACTGGATGCCTTCCTGTACTTTGGACATCGTGAACAAAGTTTTACAGATGCACTGGAAACACACGTACCCAAGTCCATTTCTTCCATGCATCCTGAAACAGTCAGCAAAGTGATGCAGTATTGCTGCCAAAAGACGATCCTTTCTAAGCCTATTTTTGATGCAGTGGCagaatgtttcatttctgatgCTGACAGATTTACCACCAGCCAGATTGCTGAGTGTATTGCCCCATTTGGGACTCTTAACTATCTTCCTCCAAGTGCTTCTTCCTTGTTTAGGAAGCTTGAAACTGTACTACATACTCGTTTTAGTCAATTTCAGCCTCACACTTTGCTGAACCTGCTGCACTCGTGTGTCCTTATTCAGCGTTATCCAGTAAATTTTCTGCCAAAAATATTTAGTCCCTATTTTCTGCAACAGCTTCAAGGTAAGGAGCAGCGTGTCTCCTGCAGTGTTCTGTTTCTCTCTATTGTATGGTTTGTCTCTTGTCCAGCACGCATTTGTTACCACTTGCATCTGTCTAATCTCATCAAATCAACAATGACCTAATTACGGTGACTTGTGATCAGGAGGCTGAAGGTTGTTGCTTCCTGGTCACAGTTGCAGTTGTATCATTTAGCAGAATTTGAATGGGGACTTGAAATGCCAtgaaattttttatttcagctaatccttctgccttttcaaaaaaatactGCCCCTCTGCTGTTCCCTATGGTTGTCCTTTATCTTACACAAGTTATAGATgctaaattattctgtgaaatAGTTGAGAAATATGTTACTTCTGTCTGTTTAAACTTCTGTGCCCATGCAGTGACCCCTGTGAACGCTCTCACTGAAGTGAGTTAATGCTGCTATGGGGCTGGAAAGACTAGTGAAACTGGTTATGGAACCAGCAAAACTGAGAGCAAAAGTGGTGGATTTTTTAATGATAAGTGGATGATGCGATGATACTTGGTGTGATTCATGGgtgatgtaaaatattttagtgattctggattcatttttctccaaattgTTGACATGACTGCCACATGAGGGATGTGGCATAAAGGTAGGACACTGGATAGTGCATCATGAGACTTGGCTGTTCGTCTGTATTGTGCAGCCAGCCCTTTGTTTTGCAGCTTTGGACAAGTCacttttctgtacatttttctgtttcttacagTTGTTTGCCTTTACTAATTATTCCTTAGGCTTGGAACTGGCTCTCAGGAGGTGTTTTACTAGGGGCTAGCCCAAGGAAAGAGCTATTTCAAAAAACAGTACAAATACTAGTAGTACTGAATATGAATCTAAAAGAGTTACCTCTCCTGCTTGTGCGCTACTGATTAAA includes:
- the FASTKD3 gene encoding FAST kinase domain-containing protein 3, mitochondrial produces the protein MALASLKSFRACSAGTPGSRRVLLALGKSLSGAGGQRKPPEPPSAVAVRELRPGDRCRYMFCRQNHVQLRIQALCANDTAQLCGDAGSGPRAHGRWMDEQVFFRKLSGLSTSTEIFKFLSSLEVMSDVMASGALQRISEVEVDEDGLKNPEELLESDVFKALCFQFEYEASKLSNAGLLNALQALIKLRIDPESTLMASLLSESEERLATRQLAVEHQCSLAESLLELEGPGCATLEQIVNRIQEEDIENWTPREMTVVYKMLQTTVREGERYHDLLSRMNSATLAIAEQLSPNFMSIILNSLVVLQQTQAVPLVIALCKHSVKHVPYFTDDELVNVLDAFLYFGHREQSFTDALETHVPKSISSMHPETVSKVMQYCCQKTILSKPIFDAVAECFISDADRFTTSQIAECIAPFGTLNYLPPSASSLFRKLETVLHTRFSQFQPHTLLNLLHSCVLIQRYPVNFLPKIFSPYFLQQLQAQPPGLDRFVASQLTRLFLTVTLECPFYEGPKLLPKYQVKAFLTPHCSLDFHLFKRVKAGLLYLLKERIYFASEVSTPYFYIVDIEIKLDEEGFVLPAAQCEEVHKRIALCVDGRNRFCINSHNLLGEEAIKRRHLQLLGYKVVQVPFFEIESLHTSRKMAEYLHKKIFPHTYGLGC